In a single window of the Marinobacter bohaiensis genome:
- the betI gene encoding transcriptional regulator BetI: MARLDVESIRRQQLIDATLKVIEENGFQGTTVGKIAKASGMSVGIVSHYFGGKQGLLEAAMRHLLATLGDDVQRLMAERPDTPRERLMAIVDANFSSVQIDPQSSKTWLAFWTQAMHSAELMRLQRVNERRLLSNLMYYLKSLMPAGRALGTAQTIAALIDGFWLRAAMSEGRIETDEAVALCKTYIDQAIQANNGAQS, from the coding sequence ATGGCAAGGCTGGATGTGGAATCAATCCGGCGTCAGCAGTTGATTGACGCTACGCTGAAAGTCATCGAAGAAAACGGTTTCCAGGGCACGACCGTGGGCAAGATTGCCAAGGCGTCAGGCATGTCCGTGGGGATCGTGAGTCATTACTTCGGTGGCAAGCAGGGCCTGCTGGAAGCGGCCATGCGTCATCTGCTGGCGACCCTGGGAGACGACGTCCAGCGGCTGATGGCAGAGCGGCCGGATACGCCGCGTGAACGGTTGATGGCGATCGTCGATGCCAACTTCTCCAGTGTCCAGATCGATCCCCAGTCCTCCAAGACCTGGCTGGCGTTCTGGACCCAGGCCATGCACAGCGCCGAGCTGATGCGCCTGCAGCGAGTCAACGAACGTCGCCTGTTGTCCAACCTGATGTATTACCTGAAATCCCTGATGCCCGCCGGGCGGGCATTGGGTACGGCACAAACCATTGCCGCCCTGATCGACGGTTTCTGGCTGCGCGCGGCCATGAGTGAAGGCCGCATCGAGACCGACGAAGCGGTCGCGCTTTGCAAGACCTACATCGATCAGGCGATCCAGGCGAACAACGGAGCACAATCATGA
- a CDS encoding lysine exporter LysO family protein — protein sequence MLAGALLILVPLFVGFAFHINNPRLLAGINHGVEGLVYLILGLLGVSLGQLEGLAGHLARMGGQVSLLVGALAVANLAGLWLWQRWQPMVLEPEESGEGPLSYRRLFLGALKPLLSVVAGMLLGYAVLPALGWIEDLASAALMLLLLLIGLQLRNAGLSLRRLLMNRQGVGIAVTLAITSLLAGLAIAPFYDLPLLDVLALTSGFGWYSLSGIVVGDALGPAWGGVAFLNDVFREIIALVLIPLVIGRRPAVAIGYGGATAMDFTLPIIRRSGGLACVPVAIASGFILSFVSPILMGLFLAG from the coding sequence ATGCTCGCCGGTGCCCTGCTGATTCTCGTACCGCTGTTTGTCGGTTTCGCCTTCCACATCAACAACCCGCGCCTGCTGGCGGGAATCAATCATGGCGTCGAGGGACTGGTCTACCTGATTCTCGGCCTGTTGGGCGTCAGTCTGGGCCAGCTCGAAGGGCTGGCCGGACATCTGGCCCGCATGGGCGGGCAGGTCTCGCTGCTGGTCGGGGCCCTGGCCGTCGCCAATCTGGCCGGGCTGTGGCTCTGGCAGCGTTGGCAGCCGATGGTGCTGGAGCCTGAAGAGAGCGGGGAAGGTCCGCTCAGCTATCGTCGCCTGTTCCTGGGGGCGCTGAAGCCACTGCTGTCAGTCGTGGCGGGCATGCTGTTGGGCTACGCGGTCCTGCCCGCGCTGGGCTGGATCGAGGATCTGGCCAGCGCCGCGCTGATGCTGTTGCTGTTGCTGATCGGCCTGCAGCTTCGTAACGCCGGCCTGTCCCTGCGGCGCCTGCTGATGAACCGCCAGGGCGTCGGGATAGCCGTCACCCTGGCAATCACCTCGCTGCTGGCAGGGCTTGCGATAGCGCCGTTCTACGATCTGCCGCTGCTCGATGTACTGGCGCTGACCTCGGGGTTCGGTTGGTACTCGTTGTCCGGCATCGTGGTGGGCGACGCCCTCGGGCCGGCCTGGGGCGGGGTGGCGTTCCTCAACGACGTGTTCCGGGAAATCATTGCCCTGGTGCTGATTCCCCTGGTGATCGGCCGGCGTCCGGCGGTGGCCATTGGCTACGGCGGCGCCACCGCCATGGACTTCACGCTGCCCATCATCCGCCGCAGCGGTGGCCTGGCCTGCGTGCCGGTGGCCATTGCCTCCGGCTTTATCCTGTCGTTTGTATCCCCGATCCTGATGGGATTGTTCCTGGCCGGCTGA
- a CDS encoding DUF2288 domain-containing protein: MSVDPSTDDTRARLNLETATIRWHELQTYFARGQVVFVSEQLDLLAVGEALTADNKARFEGWMAEGLVGEVPMERAQSWYDADASVWAVVIAPWVLVQDRNTRN; encoded by the coding sequence ATGTCCGTCGACCCGTCCACCGATGACACCCGTGCCAGGCTCAACCTGGAGACCGCAACGATCCGCTGGCACGAGCTGCAAACCTACTTTGCCCGAGGCCAGGTGGTGTTTGTCAGCGAGCAACTAGACCTGCTGGCGGTGGGCGAAGCCCTGACGGCGGACAACAAGGCCCGTTTTGAGGGCTGGATGGCTGAGGGCCTGGTGGGCGAGGTGCCGATGGAACGGGCCCAGTCCTGGTACGACGCCGATGCCTCCGTCTGGGCCGTGGTCATCGCCCCCTGGGTGCTGGTCCAGGACCGCAACACGCGCAACTGA
- a CDS encoding response regulator: MADLQRVLYVEDEPDIRAVAELALEAVGGFTVKLCASGEQALAEAEDFSPQLILLDVMMPGMDGPETLRALRQRPALEDVPVVFMTAKVQPAELDGYLALGAAGTIPKPFDPMTLADSVRTIWQSA; encoded by the coding sequence ATGGCTGATTTGCAACGTGTGCTCTATGTGGAAGACGAGCCGGACATCCGGGCGGTGGCCGAACTGGCCCTGGAAGCGGTGGGCGGCTTCACGGTAAAACTCTGCGCCTCCGGCGAACAGGCCTTGGCGGAAGCTGAAGACTTCTCGCCGCAACTGATCCTGCTCGACGTGATGATGCCCGGCATGGACGGCCCGGAAACCCTGCGCGCGTTGCGCCAGCGTCCGGCGCTTGAGGACGTGCCGGTGGTTTTCATGACCGCCAAGGTGCAACCGGCGGAGCTGGACGGCTACCTGGCGCTGGGCGCCGCGGGCACCATCCCCAAGCCGTTCGACCCCATGACCCTGGCCGACTCGGTGCGTACCATCTGGCAAAGCGCCTGA
- a CDS encoding GAF domain-containing protein: protein MEAPEKPSNERERQQAVDATRLVGSAPEERFDRLTRLARDLFDVEIALVTLVDRDRQWFKSCQGLDADETPRSVSFCGHAILESRTLVVENALEDRRFADNPLVVGPPNIRFYAGAPLHSPDGYRLGTLCIIDPRPRTFSPEDGRKLRDLADCVEREIAASERDRYHQALEALARLQTDNAGTPWQTLNAGLRLGADYLRLPFGIISQIERNLYRVATQVSPPETLEDGQTFDFRHTYCEITLAADGIMVIDHMAESEYASHPCYRDFQLESYIGMPLTVAGKPYGTLNFSSPEPRKPNGFSRWDRDFLVLLTGWVERVLDRWYADQSLDWLRRMEMAMARAQGAYISDQDRASVFDGLLADLLDLTGCPQGFIGEVLRDAAGQPCMKTYASTQTGRASPGRAPALHANTYGFPGLEALIDDVIRTEAAVLAGEPANDGQQSGQGGANGYLGLPIHHGDRLMGVVGLANKSSGFTWEIAGQLKPLLRTIGQLIEAERGEAAKREAEDTLRNSESRLRALFELSPVGIALIDFDSDRFLDVNDAVLSSSGHSRSELQRTAMRDITPDRYTDRDAEEYRALLSEGHFGPYEKELLHRDGHAYPVMTHSVLVEDQGGGRVIWRIVEDITERKRLARLQREFISTVSHELRTPLTALSGSLKLIDQGVVGELPRKGAEMIALAYRNSERLVALINDLLDMEKLVAGKMTFRMASVSVDELLQAVVQENQAYANRFDVQIVLDNRAPGVTLLTDEMRFGQVMANLLSNAAKFSPARGRVEVRVDALGDRLRVAVSDQGPGIPDEFRSRIFSAFAQADSSDTRSKGGTGLGLAICRELVERMEGRIDFESEPGRGATFHFELPGLDAGEGERSHG, encoded by the coding sequence ATGGAAGCACCTGAAAAACCGAGCAACGAACGTGAACGTCAACAGGCCGTGGACGCGACGCGTCTGGTCGGCAGTGCCCCGGAAGAGCGTTTCGACCGCCTGACGAGACTGGCCCGCGATCTGTTCGACGTCGAGATCGCGCTGGTAACGCTGGTGGACCGTGACCGCCAATGGTTCAAGTCGTGCCAGGGACTGGATGCCGACGAAACGCCCCGCTCGGTGTCGTTTTGCGGTCACGCCATCCTCGAAAGCCGCACGTTGGTGGTCGAGAACGCGCTTGAGGATCGACGCTTCGCCGATAACCCGCTGGTCGTGGGGCCCCCCAATATTCGCTTTTATGCTGGCGCGCCCCTGCATTCGCCGGACGGCTACCGGCTGGGCACCTTGTGCATCATCGACCCCAGGCCCCGGACGTTTTCGCCGGAGGACGGGCGCAAGCTGCGCGATCTGGCCGATTGCGTGGAACGGGAGATCGCCGCCAGCGAGCGCGACCGATACCACCAGGCCCTGGAAGCCCTGGCGCGTCTGCAGACGGATAACGCAGGCACCCCCTGGCAGACCCTCAACGCCGGCCTGCGTCTGGGCGCCGACTACCTGCGCCTGCCGTTCGGGATCATCAGCCAGATCGAGCGGAACCTCTACCGGGTTGCCACGCAGGTGTCGCCACCGGAAACGCTGGAAGACGGCCAGACCTTCGACTTCCGCCACACGTACTGCGAGATCACCCTGGCCGCGGATGGCATTATGGTCATTGATCATATGGCCGAGTCCGAGTATGCCAGCCATCCCTGCTACCGGGACTTCCAACTGGAAAGCTACATCGGCATGCCGTTGACGGTGGCGGGCAAGCCCTACGGCACCCTCAATTTTTCCTCGCCCGAACCGCGCAAGCCCAACGGGTTCAGCCGCTGGGACCGGGATTTCCTGGTGCTGCTGACCGGCTGGGTGGAGCGTGTGCTGGACCGCTGGTACGCGGATCAGTCCCTGGATTGGCTGCGCCGAATGGAAATGGCCATGGCTCGGGCGCAAGGGGCCTACATCAGCGACCAGGATCGTGCCAGCGTGTTCGACGGCCTGCTGGCGGATTTGCTGGATCTCACCGGCTGCCCTCAGGGTTTTATTGGCGAGGTCCTGCGCGACGCAGCCGGCCAGCCTTGCATGAAGACGTACGCCAGCACGCAAACGGGCCGGGCATCGCCGGGTCGCGCGCCGGCGTTGCACGCCAACACGTACGGGTTTCCGGGCCTGGAGGCGCTGATCGACGACGTGATCAGAACGGAGGCCGCGGTCCTCGCGGGCGAACCGGCCAATGACGGTCAGCAGTCCGGGCAGGGAGGGGCGAACGGCTATCTGGGGCTGCCGATCCATCATGGGGATCGGCTGATGGGTGTGGTGGGCCTGGCGAACAAGTCCAGCGGCTTCACCTGGGAAATCGCCGGGCAGCTCAAGCCGCTGCTGCGGACGATCGGTCAGTTGATTGAAGCCGAGCGCGGCGAGGCGGCGAAACGCGAGGCCGAGGACACCCTGCGCAACAGCGAATCCCGGCTGCGGGCGCTGTTCGAGCTGTCACCAGTGGGCATCGCCCTGATCGATTTCGACAGCGACCGCTTCCTCGACGTGAACGACGCCGTGCTGTCGTCATCGGGCCACTCGCGCAGCGAATTGCAGCGTACCGCCATGCGCGACATCACCCCGGACCGTTACACCGACCGGGACGCCGAAGAGTACCGGGCGCTGCTGTCGGAAGGTCATTTCGGCCCCTACGAAAAAGAACTGTTGCATCGCGACGGCCATGCTTACCCGGTGATGACCCACAGTGTGCTGGTCGAGGACCAGGGGGGCGGGCGCGTCATCTGGCGCATCGTCGAGGACATCACCGAGCGCAAACGGCTGGCGCGGCTGCAACGTGAATTCATCTCCACCGTCAGTCACGAGCTGCGCACGCCACTGACGGCGCTGTCGGGGTCCCTGAAACTGATCGACCAGGGCGTGGTCGGGGAGCTGCCGCGCAAGGGCGCGGAAATGATAGCGCTGGCGTATCGCAACAGCGAGCGTCTGGTGGCGTTGATCAACGACCTGCTGGACATGGAAAAGCTGGTGGCGGGCAAGATGACGTTCCGCATGGCGTCCGTGTCGGTGGACGAGCTGTTGCAGGCGGTGGTGCAGGAAAATCAGGCCTATGCCAACCGGTTCGATGTCCAGATCGTTCTGGACAATCGGGCACCGGGCGTTACCCTGCTGACCGACGAGATGCGTTTCGGGCAGGTGATGGCAAACCTGCTGTCCAATGCCGCCAAGTTTTCGCCCGCCCGGGGGCGGGTCGAGGTCCGGGTGGATGCCCTCGGCGACAGGCTGCGCGTCGCCGTAAGCGATCAGGGCCCGGGGATACCCGATGAATTCCGCTCGCGGATTTTCAGCGCCTTCGCCCAGGCGGACTCGTCCGACACCCGCAGCAAGGGCGGCACCGGTCTGGGGCTGGCCATCTGTCGGGAACTGGTGGAGCGCATGGAGGGCCGGATCGACTTCGAGTCCGAACCGGGTCGGGGCGCGACTTTCCATTTTGAACTGCCGGGACTGGATGCCGGCGAAGGGGAACGATCCCATGGCTGA
- a CDS encoding HDOD domain-containing protein — MNILVLEDDPLMAELLETVVLGLYPQARATLVHDLHAAEKAWAPDRFALLLCDWNLPEGSGLDFVRYVREADAEVPVVMISGRADRQSVLTAAKYQINGFITKPFQADLVHERLKKLLPVEEGAALNLEGPEAALEEALGGQVLLPTSLDPGEVLAMIQREDPISVSQLAERWRDDKSLVTRLLDVANGSAYRRSGEPVASLRDAIHILGVKMALNLGLSVALNHAHDLRDPRLQARARDINALSDALAREASRMARLLDYDRVACYTAGLLGRVGELAVFSVLQQYLDQGGTLADEDIDALSRQWAQSLGNRLKVQWRLPLELRELVGAIHSLPHGSSHQSRLLMRAASLLTSEGPETKEYLSLMRRIGLEPVQKQDEPDETGGGQGRPGDGST; from the coding sequence ATGAACATCCTTGTGCTCGAAGACGATCCGCTGATGGCGGAACTGCTGGAAACGGTGGTGCTGGGGCTCTACCCCCAGGCGCGCGCGACTCTGGTCCATGATCTGCACGCCGCCGAGAAGGCCTGGGCGCCGGATCGCTTTGCCCTGTTGCTGTGTGACTGGAATCTGCCGGAAGGCTCCGGCCTGGATTTCGTGCGCTATGTGCGCGAGGCTGACGCCGAGGTGCCGGTGGTGATGATCAGCGGCCGCGCCGATCGCCAGTCGGTGCTGACCGCAGCGAAGTACCAGATCAACGGATTCATCACCAAGCCTTTCCAGGCGGATCTGGTGCACGAGCGCCTGAAGAAGCTGTTACCGGTCGAGGAGGGGGCAGCCCTCAACCTGGAAGGCCCAGAAGCGGCGCTCGAGGAAGCGCTGGGTGGACAGGTCCTGCTGCCCACCAGCCTGGACCCGGGGGAGGTACTCGCCATGATCCAGCGCGAGGACCCGATCTCCGTGTCGCAACTGGCCGAGCGTTGGCGTGACGACAAGTCCCTGGTCACGCGCCTGCTGGATGTGGCCAACGGCAGTGCCTATCGGCGCAGCGGCGAGCCGGTGGCGTCGCTTCGGGACGCCATCCACATACTGGGCGTGAAAATGGCGCTCAATCTGGGGCTGAGCGTGGCGCTCAATCACGCCCACGACCTCCGTGATCCGAGGCTGCAGGCTCGGGCGCGCGATATAAACGCACTCAGCGATGCCCTGGCCCGTGAGGCCAGTCGCATGGCGCGCCTGCTGGATTACGATCGGGTGGCCTGCTACACCGCCGGTCTGCTGGGGCGCGTGGGCGAGTTGGCCGTTTTCAGCGTGCTCCAGCAGTATCTCGACCAGGGCGGCACCCTGGCCGACGAGGACATCGACGCGTTAAGCCGGCAGTGGGCGCAGTCGCTGGGTAACCGGCTCAAGGTGCAGTGGCGTCTGCCGCTGGAACTGCGTGAACTGGTGGGGGCCATCCACAGTCTGCCGCACGGCAGCTCGCACCAGAGTCGACTGCTGATGCGGGCCGCCTCCCTGCTGACCAGCGAGGGGCCCGAGACAAAGGAATACCTGAGCCTGATGCGACGTATCGGGCTGGAGCCGGTTCAGAAACAGGACGAACCCGACGAGACGGGTGGCGGACAGGGAAGACCTGGCGATGGAAGCACCTGA
- a CDS encoding diguanylate cyclase, with amino-acid sequence MSAHHVQGRLLALKSRFTDRVSGELDELQRLLEPRQLDAAGIQRAREAYQILHRIAGGAGSFGLQGLGAEARRLELALEPVASDGGFGPELSRHLERILNDDFFARLRELHHLLHQAEPEPTAEGGRREPFLPSEEPAGNDSVAPLEDDAGLSVIPQVNPTRVVLVDPDVARAGELSAQLEALGYRVHWLPSAEEIRAILANLDGEAPVAVVADVAMREALQTQGVDRSPAFHHTIYLGSEDSFEVRYALASARAGGFLLRPVDVSQLVERIEAQIAEYQASRRGRVLIVDDDRQRVVHTQTVLASAGFDVRLVVEPRELLAQLPAFRPDLVLMETRLGDFDGASLARMIRLQAEWENLSILFRTPAPLTDEESRELATEDVLAGPLTDRTLIACVRSRCHRARQFARLITRDSLSGVLVASRIRQEVHREHAQARRHGRHTVMAIIDLDDFRQVNRDFGHPVGDTVLRTLANLLRQRLRRTDLVGRYGGEEFMVLLPDCTGEQAELVLQDVCRQFAELAFHAGAQTFRCSLSVGLAALEGFQSADAAIAAADRALDRRKRQGKDGVSLFSPEM; translated from the coding sequence TTGAGTGCACATCATGTTCAGGGACGGCTTCTGGCACTGAAATCCCGCTTTACCGATCGTGTCAGCGGCGAGCTGGATGAGCTCCAGCGCCTGCTGGAACCACGCCAACTGGACGCCGCTGGCATCCAGCGCGCCCGCGAGGCCTATCAGATACTGCATCGCATCGCTGGCGGGGCCGGCAGCTTCGGCCTGCAGGGCCTGGGCGCCGAGGCGCGACGCCTCGAACTGGCGCTGGAGCCGGTGGCCAGCGACGGTGGATTCGGGCCGGAGCTGTCCCGTCACCTGGAACGCATCCTTAACGACGATTTCTTCGCCCGCCTGCGCGAGCTGCATCACCTGTTGCATCAGGCCGAGCCGGAGCCCACCGCGGAAGGCGGTCGGCGCGAACCTTTCCTGCCTTCGGAAGAGCCGGCCGGCAACGACTCGGTCGCGCCTCTGGAGGACGATGCCGGACTGTCCGTCATCCCCCAGGTCAACCCCACCCGGGTGGTGCTGGTGGACCCGGACGTGGCCCGCGCCGGCGAACTGTCGGCGCAACTGGAGGCGTTGGGCTACCGGGTTCACTGGCTGCCCTCGGCGGAAGAAATCCGCGCCATCCTGGCCAATCTGGATGGGGAGGCACCGGTGGCCGTGGTGGCTGACGTCGCCATGCGCGAGGCGCTGCAGACGCAGGGCGTGGACCGCTCACCGGCGTTCCATCACACCATCTACCTGGGGAGCGAAGACAGCTTCGAGGTGCGCTACGCCCTGGCTTCAGCCCGGGCCGGCGGTTTCCTGCTGCGGCCGGTGGACGTGTCGCAGTTGGTGGAGCGGATCGAGGCTCAGATTGCCGAGTACCAGGCCTCTCGACGCGGGCGGGTGTTGATCGTCGACGACGACCGCCAGCGCGTGGTCCACACCCAGACGGTGCTGGCGTCCGCCGGTTTCGACGTGCGTCTGGTGGTCGAGCCGCGTGAGCTGCTGGCACAGCTGCCTGCTTTTCGCCCCGACCTGGTGTTGATGGAAACCCGACTGGGGGACTTTGACGGCGCCAGCCTGGCGCGGATGATCCGCCTGCAGGCCGAGTGGGAGAACCTGTCCATCCTGTTCCGAACGCCGGCGCCCCTGACCGACGAGGAAAGCCGCGAACTGGCCACCGAGGATGTGCTGGCCGGGCCGCTCACCGACCGTACCCTGATCGCGTGCGTGCGTTCCCGCTGCCACCGGGCTCGCCAGTTTGCGCGTCTGATCACCCGGGATAGCCTTAGCGGCGTGCTGGTGGCGTCGCGCATCCGTCAGGAAGTGCACCGCGAGCACGCCCAGGCCCGGCGTCACGGGCGTCATACGGTGATGGCGATCATTGATCTGGACGATTTCCGCCAAGTCAATCGTGACTTCGGTCACCCGGTGGGGGATACCGTACTGCGCACCCTGGCCAACCTGTTGCGTCAGCGCCTGCGCCGCACCGATCTGGTGGGTCGCTACGGTGGTGAAGAATTCATGGTGCTGCTGCCGGATTGCACCGGCGAACAGGCCGAACTGGTGTTACAGGACGTCTGTCGCCAATTCGCGGAACTGGCGTTTCACGCCGGAGCGCAGACCTTCCGTTGTTCGTTGAGCGTCGGGTTGGCGGCACTGGAAGGATTCCAGTCCGCCGATGCAGCGATCGCAGCCGCCGACCGGGCACTGGATCGTCGCAAACGACAGGGCAAAGATGGCGTCAGCCTGTTTTCCCCGGAGATGTGA
- the acnA gene encoding aconitate hydratase AcnA — protein MSNEGISNDSLNTLASLDAGGQTYHYYSLPKAGESLGDLSRLPFSLKVLLENLLRNEDGDTVTEDHFNAMAEWLKNRHSDTEIQYRPARVLMQDFTGVPGVVDLAAMRDAMKNAGEDPARIKPLSAVDLVIDHSVMVDHFGDASAFKDNVAIEMERNQERYEFLRWGQQAFDNFRVVPPGTGICHQVNLEYLGKTVWTKEQDGKTYAFPDTLVGTDSHTTMINGLGILGWGVGGIEAEAAMLGQPVSMLIPEVVGFKITGKLREGITATDLVLTVTQMLRERGVVGKFVEFYGDGLKDMPVADRATIANMSPEYGATCGFFPVDEQTLNYMRLTGREEEQIELVEAYAKAQGLWREPGHEPVYTDTLELDMGDVEASLAGPKRPQDRVALTNMKSTFELLMKTSDTTNGADTEEGKLQSEGGQSAVGVEASYEHADSQHAEHNGHKFRLDPGAVVIAAITSCTNTSNPSVMMAAGLVARNALEKGLTTKPWVKTSLAPGSKVVTEYLKAGGFQDDLDQLGFNLVGYGCTTCIGNSGPLPEAIEEAIDKGDLTVASVLSGNRNFEGRVHPLVKTNWLASPPLVVAYALAGNVRVDLTRDPLGTDKDGNPVYMKDIWPSQEEIAQAVEKVKTNMFRKEYAEVFDGDATWQAIKVPESKVYEWSDKSTYIQHPPFFEGMGRDPEPVEDVKGASILALLGDSVTTDHISPAGAIKADSPAGRYLQEHGVEPKNFNSYGSRRGNHEVMMRGTFANVRIRNEMLDGVEGGYTRHVPSGEQMAIYDAAMKYAEDDTPLVVIAGKEYGTGSSRDWAAKGTRLLGVKAVVAESFERIHRSNLIGMGVMPLQFPEGTDRKSLKLTGEETISLAGLAGDTVEPGQKVSMTVTYPDGQEETVELKSRIDTANEAKYFVNGGILHYVLREMIKAA, from the coding sequence ATGTCCAATGAAGGCATCAGCAACGACAGTCTGAATACCCTCGCCAGCCTCGATGCTGGCGGCCAGACCTACCACTACTACAGCCTGCCCAAGGCGGGCGAGAGCCTGGGCGACCTGTCCCGGCTGCCCTTCTCCCTGAAAGTCCTGTTGGAGAACCTGCTGCGCAACGAGGACGGGGACACCGTTACTGAAGACCACTTCAACGCCATGGCCGAATGGCTCAAGAACCGCCATTCCGATACCGAGATCCAGTACCGCCCGGCGCGGGTGCTGATGCAGGATTTCACCGGTGTGCCCGGCGTGGTCGACCTGGCCGCCATGCGCGACGCCATGAAGAACGCCGGCGAGGACCCGGCCCGGATCAAGCCGCTGTCCGCCGTGGACCTGGTCATCGACCACTCGGTGATGGTGGATCATTTCGGCGACGCCTCCGCCTTCAAGGACAACGTGGCCATCGAGATGGAGCGTAACCAGGAACGCTACGAGTTCCTGCGCTGGGGCCAGCAGGCCTTTGACAACTTCCGCGTGGTGCCGCCGGGCACCGGCATCTGCCACCAGGTCAACCTGGAGTACCTGGGCAAGACCGTTTGGACCAAAGAGCAGGACGGCAAGACCTACGCCTTCCCCGATACGCTGGTGGGCACCGATTCCCACACCACCATGATCAACGGCCTGGGCATCCTCGGCTGGGGTGTGGGCGGCATCGAAGCGGAGGCCGCCATGCTGGGGCAGCCGGTGTCGATGCTGATTCCCGAAGTGGTCGGCTTCAAGATCACCGGCAAGCTGCGTGAAGGCATCACCGCCACCGACCTGGTGCTGACGGTGACCCAGATGCTGCGCGAGCGCGGCGTGGTCGGCAAGTTTGTGGAGTTCTACGGCGACGGCCTGAAAGACATGCCGGTGGCCGACCGCGCCACCATTGCCAACATGTCGCCGGAATACGGCGCCACCTGCGGCTTCTTCCCGGTGGACGAGCAGACCCTGAACTACATGCGCCTGACCGGCCGTGAGGAAGAGCAGATCGAACTGGTGGAAGCCTACGCCAAGGCCCAGGGGCTGTGGCGCGAGCCCGGCCATGAGCCGGTCTACACCGACACCCTGGAACTGGACATGGGCGATGTGGAGGCCAGCCTGGCCGGCCCCAAACGCCCGCAGGACCGGGTGGCGCTGACCAACATGAAGTCCACCTTCGAACTGCTGATGAAGACCTCCGACACCACCAACGGCGCGGACACCGAGGAAGGCAAGCTGCAGTCCGAGGGCGGCCAGTCGGCGGTGGGCGTGGAGGCCAGTTACGAGCACGCCGACAGTCAGCATGCCGAGCACAACGGCCACAAGTTCCGGCTCGATCCGGGCGCGGTGGTGATCGCCGCGATCACCTCCTGCACCAACACCTCCAACCCCAGCGTGATGATGGCTGCCGGCCTGGTGGCGCGTAACGCGCTGGAGAAGGGGCTGACCACCAAGCCCTGGGTCAAGACGTCGCTGGCGCCGGGGTCCAAGGTGGTGACCGAGTACCTCAAGGCCGGTGGATTCCAGGACGATCTGGACCAGCTCGGCTTCAACCTGGTGGGCTATGGCTGCACCACCTGCATCGGTAACTCCGGGCCGCTGCCCGAAGCCATCGAGGAGGCTATCGACAAGGGCGACCTGACGGTGGCCTCGGTGCTCTCCGGCAACCGTAACTTCGAGGGCCGGGTGCATCCGCTGGTCAAGACCAACTGGCTGGCCTCGCCGCCGCTGGTGGTGGCCTACGCCCTGGCCGGTAACGTCCGCGTCGACCTGACCAGGGACCCGCTGGGCACCGACAAGGACGGCAACCCGGTCTACATGAAGGACATCTGGCCGTCCCAGGAGGAAATCGCCCAGGCGGTGGAGAAGGTCAAGACCAACATGTTCCGCAAGGAATACGCCGAAGTGTTCGACGGCGACGCCACCTGGCAGGCGATCAAGGTGCCGGAAAGTAAGGTGTACGAGTGGTCCGACAAGTCCACCTACATCCAGCATCCGCCGTTCTTCGAAGGCATGGGCCGCGATCCGGAGCCGGTGGAAGACGTCAAGGGGGCGAGCATCCTGGCGCTGTTGGGGGATTCGGTAACCACCGACCACATCTCCCCGGCCGGCGCCATCAAGGCGGACAGCCCCGCCGGGCGCTACCTGCAGGAGCACGGCGTGGAGCCGAAGAACTTCAACTCCTACGGCTCGCGTCGGGGTAACCACGAGGTGATGATGCGCGGCACCTTCGCCAACGTGCGCATCCGCAACGAGATGCTCGACGGTGTGGAAGGCGGCTACACCCGCCACGTGCCTTCCGGCGAGCAGATGGCCATCTACGACGCGGCCATGAAGTACGCCGAGGACGACACGCCACTGGTGGTGATTGCCGGCAAGGAATACGGCACCGGTTCCAGCCGGGACTGGGCCGCCAAGGGTACCCGCCTGCTGGGCGTGAAAGCCGTGGTGGCGGAATCCTTCGAGCGCATCCACCGCTCCAACCTGATCGGGATGGGCGTGATGCCGCTGCAGTTCCCGGAAGGCACGGACCGCAAGTCCCTCAAGCTGACCGGTGAGGAGACCATCAGCCTGGCCGGGCTGGCCGGCGACACCGTGGAGCCGGGACAGAAGGTCTCCATGACCGTGACGTATCCGGACGGCCAGGAGGAAACGGTCGAGCTGAAATCCCGCATCGATACCGCCAACGAAGCCAAGTACTTCGTCAACGGCGGCATCCTGCACTACGTGCTGCGGGAAATGATCAAGGCCGCCTAG